The following are from one region of the Ruficoccus sp. ZRK36 genome:
- a CDS encoding vWA domain-containing protein gives MPDRQSPGRLAAMKSAHRGRGKTGALAMALVVQAILLLAAVVVMVAVPSGRKDPAFVAGKRISLPQRELDHRVALNEFQQAAGVSMPVEKISAVSLLAEDTLPELPELPSDSFSPFVLENPAPDAQAMLGESGLSAALEGLGGGVSELDLFGVREGAARFVIVVDTSNSMFERQRDGVKYRFDFSLIKDEITALIAGLSSDTQFDLIVYEGGSLAWQPQLMRASLANKEAATEWLRGLSESPGASISSRSSPGPKLIEGGGTRLDTALKQAFSFAPEVIFVVTDGEINRSGKTISEEEVLDIIRELQRSLPEPARIHVIHYQTTVSKPEEVASMRAIAGRNSGRFRQIEAVPVE, from the coding sequence ATGCCGGATCGCCAAAGCCCGGGCCGCCTGGCCGCTATGAAGTCTGCCCACCGGGGGCGGGGGAAAACCGGTGCCCTGGCTATGGCCTTGGTCGTGCAGGCTATACTGCTGCTGGCGGCGGTCGTGGTGATGGTTGCGGTGCCCTCAGGGCGTAAAGACCCGGCTTTTGTCGCGGGTAAGCGCATTAGCCTGCCGCAACGAGAGCTCGACCACCGGGTGGCCCTGAATGAGTTTCAGCAGGCAGCTGGGGTCTCGATGCCTGTGGAGAAGATTTCGGCGGTCTCGCTACTGGCCGAGGATACGCTGCCGGAACTACCCGAGCTGCCGAGCGATAGCTTCAGCCCCTTCGTGCTGGAAAACCCTGCCCCTGATGCGCAGGCGATGCTGGGAGAGTCCGGGCTGAGTGCGGCTCTGGAGGGGTTGGGGGGCGGCGTCTCAGAGTTGGACCTATTCGGCGTCCGGGAGGGGGCGGCGCGCTTCGTCATTGTGGTGGACACCTCGAACTCCATGTTCGAGCGCCAACGCGATGGCGTGAAGTACCGTTTCGACTTCAGTCTGATAAAAGACGAGATCACCGCGCTCATCGCCGGGCTGAGCTCAGATACGCAGTTTGACCTCATCGTCTACGAGGGCGGATCGCTCGCCTGGCAGCCTCAGCTCATGCGGGCCTCCCTCGCAAACAAGGAGGCCGCTACCGAGTGGCTGAGGGGGCTGAGTGAGAGCCCAGGGGCCTCCATCTCCAGTCGTAGCAGCCCTGGCCCGAAACTTATCGAAGGCGGTGGCACCCGGCTCGATACCGCGCTAAAGCAGGCCTTTAGCTTTGCCCCGGAGGTCATCTTTGTCGTTACAGACGGCGAGATCAACCGCTCCGGCAAGACCATTTCCGAGGAGGAGGTGCTCGATATCATCCGGGAGCTGCAGCGTTCTCTGCCTGAACCGGCCCGTATCCACGTCATCCATTACCAGACGACGGTCAGCAAGCCGGAAGAGGTGGCCTCCATGCGCGCGATTGCGGGTCGCAACAGTGGGCGCTTTCGGCAGATCGAGGCTGTGCCGGTCGAGTGA
- a CDS encoding DUF374 domain-containing protein gives MCLRLNAAVLETPQTQRKRREAQNIRGKERFAIWLGSWLVWAWTRSLRLHADEQTRAVLSERLTGVHMLWHNRLFMISEVGRRYMKYPGRNFYGLISGSKDGAWLSGIFSKLDIEPIRGSSSWRGTEALREIVRLLRDGNDVGITPDGPRGPCYSVQRGALVAARSAGVAITLTAVNPAHTWRLKSWDRFYLPVPFTRVEVRSIKFKNFAELERAAGGEDPAAYIRRRLLELSGIQESEADAGNE, from the coding sequence ATGTGCCTGCGCTTGAATGCCGCCGTATTGGAGACGCCGCAGACACAGAGAAAACGCCGAGAGGCTCAGAATATCCGGGGAAAGGAACGCTTTGCGATCTGGCTGGGCTCCTGGCTGGTCTGGGCATGGACACGCTCTCTGCGCCTGCATGCGGACGAGCAGACGCGTGCTGTGCTCTCGGAGCGGCTGACCGGTGTGCACATGCTGTGGCATAACCGGCTCTTCATGATTTCCGAGGTGGGGCGTCGCTACATGAAGTACCCAGGCCGGAACTTCTATGGCCTGATCAGTGGCAGTAAGGATGGAGCCTGGCTCTCAGGGATTTTTTCCAAGCTCGATATCGAGCCGATACGGGGCTCCAGTAGTTGGCGAGGGACGGAGGCCCTCCGCGAGATCGTCCGCTTACTGCGGGACGGGAATGATGTCGGAATCACCCCGGACGGCCCCCGTGGGCCCTGCTACAGTGTGCAGCGTGGCGCACTGGTGGCTGCGCGTAGTGCGGGGGTCGCTATCACACTGACTGCGGTCAACCCCGCCCATACCTGGCGCTTGAAGAGCTGGGACCGCTTTTACCTCCCGGTCCCGTTTACTCGGGTCGAGGTGCGCTCGATCAAGTTCAAGAATTTCGCTGAGCTGGAACGCGCTGCGGGTGGTGAAGACCCGGCAGCGTATATCCGGCGTCGCCTGCTGGAGCTTTCCGGGATACAGGAGTCAGAGGCTGACGCGGGGAATGAATGA
- a CDS encoding MMPL family transporter — protein sequence MSRLFQFCYRHALGVFGVFLLLTGFGLWQAMRLEINVSTDELIPHDSPERMRYEAVRDEFGSDQLASVYIEDTQLFSPEKLALLKQLTLDLKKLPEVQREENLFTAKNITGSGGWVDTSPLVKRVPETQKEADWLKTVAKANPLLTRAILSEDGEATLLSLYLKPSTSSESHYDRKVYESIEGILKNYNGKFDRVFQVGSPAIHVWMSDYILGDQKFLLPLSCLILIGLIGLLMGSVQASLIPVINAAIATIWTLGFMSMAGIPIGMLNYIVPALILIIGATEDVHILTEYREIRDEGITGLAAIEAVAGRIGLTLMLTAMTTTLGFAVTGINALQIMQDFGMSAAFGLIARFAVSAMFLPAYLRFFGRFIRSNSKGSEQNSRQRRLTLRVRHWIMTHAIGRPRTVIAVFAILCVPCLFLIPQIKVSNDLLSFLRPDSPILEKLNTVSSRLSGSKVAYITLEGEPGEYRQAKKLMQVEKLSEWLRQRDDVDKVIGLNDYLALVNKAMFGDDPAMLKVPDKDGLVAQYLLFFHRSTLQPYVSGDFSAVNLTLRCNLNDSSAFNQLVDEIENKLGSGEFGMHGYSVTGQSVLASRAVDKVITGQVLSLSSMIAFLFITVGLLFLSCRAGLLTVFSNVFAVLMVFGLMGLTGIPLNVGTCMVAAITIGIAVDDTLHLMVRYNKELKVHKEEMPAIASALRSEFYPVMTTSFGLAGGFLVLGFSSFLPVMQFGLLSAFVMLLAFAADVLLTPVLLSTTRLITLWDVIGFNLRQALIESSPVFAGMSKWQAKKLILLANIEDCEPGQRIIREGELGHRMYVVIDGEFEVSKQVEGNKLVLSTLSLGGVVGEVALVSSVRRTADVTASTAGKLLVLDWDSMLKLQRSSPFLSSKLFLNLSRVLGMRLNDSLSRMNTNNPFPPKSQSK from the coding sequence GTGTCACGTCTCTTCCAGTTTTGCTACCGGCATGCCCTGGGAGTCTTTGGGGTATTTCTGCTGCTTACAGGCTTCGGCTTGTGGCAGGCTATGCGCTTGGAGATCAACGTCTCCACGGACGAACTCATCCCGCACGATAGCCCCGAACGCATGCGCTATGAAGCCGTGCGCGACGAATTCGGCTCTGACCAGTTGGCCTCAGTCTACATCGAGGACACCCAGCTGTTTAGCCCCGAGAAGCTGGCTCTGCTCAAGCAGCTGACACTGGACCTGAAAAAGCTCCCCGAGGTCCAGCGGGAGGAGAACCTCTTTACCGCTAAAAACATCACCGGCTCCGGCGGTTGGGTCGACACCTCTCCACTCGTGAAGCGCGTCCCTGAGACGCAGAAGGAAGCTGACTGGCTCAAAACAGTCGCAAAGGCCAATCCCCTGCTGACGCGAGCGATCCTGTCCGAAGACGGCGAGGCCACTCTGCTAAGCCTTTACCTCAAGCCCTCTACCTCCTCGGAAAGTCATTACGACCGCAAAGTCTACGAGAGCATCGAGGGTATCCTGAAAAATTACAACGGGAAGTTTGACCGGGTCTTTCAAGTCGGCTCACCCGCCATTCACGTGTGGATGAGCGACTACATCCTCGGCGACCAGAAGTTTCTCCTGCCCCTCTCCTGCCTGATCCTGATCGGGCTAATCGGGCTGCTCATGGGCAGCGTACAGGCATCGCTCATCCCGGTCATCAATGCCGCCATCGCTACGATCTGGACCCTGGGCTTCATGTCCATGGCGGGTATCCCCATCGGGATGCTCAACTACATCGTCCCGGCGCTGATCCTGATCATCGGGGCCACCGAGGATGTCCACATCCTGACCGAGTATCGGGAGATTCGCGACGAGGGCATCACCGGGCTGGCCGCCATCGAGGCCGTAGCCGGGCGTATCGGGCTGACCCTGATGCTCACCGCAATGACGACGACGCTCGGCTTTGCCGTGACGGGCATCAATGCCCTGCAGATCATGCAGGACTTCGGCATGAGTGCGGCCTTCGGCTTGATTGCCCGCTTCGCCGTCTCCGCCATGTTTCTGCCTGCGTATCTGCGCTTCTTCGGGCGCTTCATCCGCAGTAATTCCAAGGGCAGCGAGCAAAACTCACGCCAGCGCCGCCTCACTCTGCGAGTCCGCCACTGGATCATGACCCATGCGATCGGCCGCCCGCGCACGGTCATCGCCGTATTCGCGATTCTTTGCGTACCCTGCCTGTTCCTGATCCCGCAGATCAAGGTCAGCAACGACCTGCTGAGCTTCCTGCGGCCAGACTCTCCCATCCTGGAAAAGCTCAACACGGTCTCGTCGCGCCTGAGTGGCAGCAAGGTCGCCTACATCACCCTGGAAGGCGAGCCGGGCGAATACCGTCAGGCCAAGAAGCTAATGCAGGTGGAGAAGCTCAGCGAGTGGCTGCGGCAGCGCGATGATGTCGATAAGGTCATCGGCCTGAATGACTACCTCGCCCTCGTGAACAAGGCTATGTTCGGAGATGACCCGGCCATGCTCAAAGTCCCGGACAAGGATGGGCTGGTCGCTCAGTACCTGCTGTTTTTCCACCGCTCCACTCTCCAGCCGTACGTCAGCGGTGACTTTTCTGCCGTCAACCTGACCCTGCGCTGCAATCTGAATGACAGTAGCGCCTTCAATCAACTCGTGGACGAGATCGAGAACAAACTCGGCAGCGGAGAGTTCGGGATGCATGGCTACAGCGTGACGGGGCAGTCCGTGCTGGCTTCCCGCGCTGTGGACAAGGTGATCACCGGGCAGGTGCTCTCACTCTCCAGCATGATCGCCTTTTTGTTCATCACGGTGGGCCTGTTGTTCCTCTCGTGCCGCGCAGGTCTGCTGACGGTTTTTTCAAATGTTTTCGCCGTACTGATGGTCTTCGGGCTGATGGGGCTGACGGGCATCCCGCTCAACGTCGGCACCTGCATGGTGGCCGCCATCACCATTGGCATCGCCGTGGACGACACCCTGCACCTGATGGTGCGCTATAACAAAGAGCTGAAGGTGCACAAGGAGGAGATGCCCGCCATCGCCAGCGCTTTACGCTCCGAGTTTTACCCGGTGATGACGACCTCGTTCGGCCTGGCCGGCGGGTTTCTCGTGCTCGGTTTTTCCAGTTTCCTGCCCGTCATGCAGTTCGGCCTGCTGAGCGCCTTCGTCATGCTGCTGGCCTTTGCGGCCGACGTCCTGCTGACGCCCGTGCTGCTGTCCACCACACGCTTGATCACCCTCTGGGATGTCATCGGCTTTAACCTTCGTCAGGCGCTCATCGAGTCTTCGCCGGTCTTTGCAGGCATGAGTAAATGGCAGGCGAAAAAGCTGATCCTGCTGGCCAACATCGAGGACTGCGAGCCTGGCCAACGCATCATCCGCGAGGGCGAGCTCGGGCACCGCATGTACGTGGTGATCGATGGGGAGTTTGAAGTCAGCAAGCAGGTTGAAGGCAATAAACTCGTCCTCTCCACGCTCTCGCTGGGCGGTGTAGTCGGTGAAGTTGCCCTGGTCTCCAGCGTGCGCCGTACCGCCGATGTAACCGCAAGCACCGCGGGCAAGCTGCTCGTCCTGGACTGGGACAGCATGCTCAAGCTCCAACGCTCCAGCCCATTCCTTTCCAGTAAGCTGTTCCTGAATCTCTCACGTGTTTTAGGCATGCGCCTCAACGATTCCCTCTCGCGCATGAACACCAACAACCCGTTCCCGCCCAAAAGCCAAAGCAAGTAG
- a CDS encoding outer membrane lipoprotein-sorting protein, whose amino-acid sequence MTFPRIAIACVLLAAILPLSGFRKASYKTADEIMGELKTRQAVNSEVDLIKMVIVDEGGNTQVREMLSAVKPDKDGNLRYLIRFLAPDDISGVALLTKEKGGDESEQYFYLPALGQARQITGSQKNTPFMGSDFTFDDLRKENTNEFQYYRLLDEELEGREVYVIMSAPANVDIKNRQDYASRLLYIDKEDYNILRVEFYAEGEREPYKTFNGYDYNSSEVDGMTERPRRATMNNHLNNTTSIMTVLKARLNKDVPEEVFTVESLQTQDASNEALLEILDEPHTDDSNKS is encoded by the coding sequence ATGACTTTCCCACGGATCGCCATCGCTTGTGTACTGCTCGCAGCCATACTTCCGCTGTCGGGCTTTCGCAAAGCCAGCTACAAAACCGCCGACGAGATCATGGGCGAGCTCAAGACTCGCCAGGCCGTGAACTCCGAGGTCGACCTGATCAAGATGGTCATCGTCGATGAAGGCGGGAACACCCAGGTGCGCGAGATGCTCAGCGCGGTGAAACCCGACAAAGACGGCAACCTGCGCTACCTGATCCGCTTCCTCGCCCCCGACGATATCAGCGGGGTCGCTCTGCTGACCAAGGAAAAAGGCGGCGACGAAAGCGAACAGTACTTTTACCTTCCAGCGCTCGGACAGGCGCGTCAGATCACCGGCTCGCAGAAGAATACACCCTTCATGGGCTCGGACTTCACCTTTGACGATCTGCGCAAGGAGAATACGAACGAGTTCCAGTACTACCGTCTGCTCGACGAGGAGCTGGAGGGCCGCGAGGTGTATGTCATCATGTCGGCTCCTGCGAATGTGGACATCAAGAACCGGCAGGACTACGCCAGTCGCCTGCTCTACATCGACAAGGAGGACTACAACATCCTGCGCGTCGAGTTTTACGCCGAGGGTGAGCGCGAACCGTATAAGACCTTTAACGGCTACGACTACAACTCCTCCGAGGTGGACGGCATGACGGAGCGCCCGCGCCGCGCCACGATGAACAACCACCTGAACAACACCACTTCGATCATGACGGTGCTCAAGGCCCGCTTGAACAAGGATGTCCCCGAAGAGGTTTTCACGGTTGAATCCCTCCAAACCCAAGATGCCAGCAACGAAGCACTCCTGGAGATCCTTGACGAGCCGCATACGGACGACAGCAACAAGAGCTGA
- a CDS encoding response regulator transcription factor — protein MKRVVVVEDQTILRDLICRLLESYPGIEVVGALADGHEALREINDKKPDIVVLDIMLPQLNGVEVLRQLKNADRKPDILVFSAFPSKNVVRKVLEAGIEGFIEKDANLNELEVALEKIAAGQSYFGPRIVDIMREIMINPSQGDSLEELTPRERQVLQLIAESCTSKEIAAKLDISVKTADTHRANLMKKLGVHDVAGLTRQALSFGLIDNPQQLN, from the coding sequence ATGAAGCGCGTCGTTGTTGTAGAAGACCAAACCATCCTGCGGGACCTGATCTGCCGCTTGTTGGAGTCGTACCCCGGTATCGAAGTCGTCGGGGCTTTGGCTGATGGGCACGAGGCCCTGCGTGAGATTAACGATAAAAAGCCTGACATCGTCGTGCTGGACATCATGCTCCCGCAGCTCAACGGCGTCGAGGTGCTCCGCCAGCTCAAAAACGCCGACCGCAAGCCGGACATCCTCGTCTTCTCGGCCTTCCCGAGTAAAAACGTGGTCCGCAAGGTACTCGAAGCCGGTATCGAGGGCTTTATCGAGAAGGACGCGAATTTGAACGAACTGGAGGTCGCACTGGAAAAGATTGCGGCCGGCCAGAGCTATTTCGGCCCGCGCATCGTGGACATCATGCGCGAAATCATGATCAACCCCAGCCAAGGGGATTCTCTGGAGGAGCTGACACCGCGCGAACGGCAGGTCCTCCAACTGATCGCCGAGAGCTGCACCAGCAAGGAAATCGCAGCGAAACTCGACATCAGCGTGAAGACGGCCGACACCCACCGCGCGAACCTGATGAAGAAGCTCGGCGTCCACGACGTCGCAGGCCTCACTCGCCAGGCTCTTTCCTTTGGCCTGATCGACAATCCCCAGCAGCTTAACTAG